The Pseudanabaena galeata CCNP1313 genome includes a region encoding these proteins:
- a CDS encoding DUF4258 domain-containing protein yields the protein MANEQYEFSKHAVDQSIIRQIRLHEIVEAIANGQIIEDYPNDKYAPSCLICGITQTGRAIHIQTSYPSRALVKIITVYEPDPNKWNDNFTVRRTNNE from the coding sequence ATTGCCAACGAACAATATGAGTTTTCTAAACATGCCGTCGATCAATCCATTATTCGCCAAATTCGTTTGCACGAGATCGTAGAAGCGATCGCTAACGGTCAAATCATCGAAGACTATCCCAACGACAAATACGCTCCTAGCTGCCTCATTTGTGGCATAACTCAAACTGGTAGAGCAATTCATATCCAAACCAGCTATCCTAGCCGCGCTTTGGTTAAAATCATCACAGTATATGAACCCGATCCAAATAAATGGAATGACAACTTCACCGTAAGGAGAACAAACAATGAATAA
- a CDS encoding P-loop NTPase fold protein produces the protein MSGSEDIHEAIKNSNPFSIKFVDQHHIWGASFPDVPEINAHISDAVFNAIDQVSKNEIPSIGIIISGEKGLGKTQIISRIRHRLQTEGRAFFVYMGNYGDLDSIKSEFLQTLTSSLKRIGVEGVMQWQELAANMFFTAKGDRPCTPKELASGRFASIVNHNPKTPENWANGICARKPELNNPYLVKAILWTLSENHAPYAISWLAGQELTQAKADELGLPNNSQKTELATFKTTCELLSLIGNYSNLVFCFDELDDPSNNTRGFTRAQVVAALAKDLRNAISKCVLLMAMYPATLRDEIKLAQMQGASYDRTADKVLELDYLNPDTSVLLVRKWLEDFYTSKELTPPHPLYPFDESEIREIGKERPTARAILKWCSENWNINNQSKNSSGFERKKDSNNSTSIEQLIDPIKLVDQSVKVAFDNEYKSIEDSIDEYMENNDVIGRALEFACTSLIDTEIEGVTIKKVEWIDDKVKKSDRGYLHVRITAQESGKLIKIGVAVIQQSVGRNIGTTLKRLNDYQKFDITRGCLVRSKQIGKNANAAQTEVIILLNHRGGEWVVLKKEEIQPLLAIYLVSKKVNDYDLTLEKISNFSVETNLIFNNPLIREILSDPSGEEPPNLLCEDFSYFPSLPVYSVSTSEIFQERRDELRSKLQNFQEQNNSVSTDSQNVSL, from the coding sequence ATGTCTGGTTCAGAAGATATCCATGAAGCTATAAAAAATAGCAATCCTTTCTCGATCAAATTTGTTGATCAACACCACATTTGGGGAGCAAGTTTTCCCGATGTCCCAGAAATTAATGCTCATATATCCGATGCAGTTTTTAATGCTATTGATCAAGTCTCAAAAAATGAGATTCCATCCATCGGTATCATTATTTCTGGGGAAAAGGGCTTAGGGAAAACTCAAATCATCAGCCGTATTCGTCATCGCCTTCAAACTGAAGGGAGAGCATTTTTTGTTTACATGGGCAACTATGGCGATTTAGACTCTATCAAATCCGAGTTTTTACAAACTTTAACTTCTAGCCTTAAGAGGATTGGAGTTGAAGGAGTTATGCAATGGCAAGAACTTGCAGCGAATATGTTTTTTACTGCTAAAGGCGATCGCCCTTGTACTCCGAAAGAACTAGCTAGTGGTAGATTTGCCTCAATCGTTAACCACAATCCTAAAACTCCTGAGAATTGGGCTAATGGGATATGTGCAAGAAAACCTGAGCTAAACAATCCCTATTTGGTCAAAGCAATTTTATGGACACTTTCAGAAAATCATGCACCTTATGCAATTAGTTGGTTGGCTGGACAAGAGCTAACTCAAGCAAAGGCTGATGAGCTAGGCTTGCCAAATAATTCACAGAAAACTGAATTAGCCACTTTCAAGACAACCTGTGAACTTTTATCTTTAATTGGGAACTACAGCAATCTAGTATTCTGTTTTGATGAACTAGATGATCCAAGCAACAACACTAGGGGATTTACTAGAGCGCAAGTTGTCGCAGCACTGGCAAAAGATTTACGCAATGCTATTAGTAAATGTGTTCTGTTGATGGCTATGTATCCAGCAACTTTGAGAGATGAGATCAAGTTAGCACAAATGCAAGGTGCATCTTATGATCGCACGGCTGACAAGGTTTTAGAGCTTGATTATCTTAATCCTGATACATCAGTTTTACTTGTGCGTAAATGGCTAGAAGATTTTTACACTAGCAAAGAACTTACGCCACCACATCCACTTTATCCTTTTGATGAGTCTGAAATTAGAGAGATTGGGAAAGAGCGTCCAACTGCTAGAGCTATTCTAAAATGGTGTTCTGAAAACTGGAATATAAACAATCAAAGTAAGAACTCGTCTGGTTTTGAAAGAAAAAAAGATAGTAATAACAGTACTTCCATAGAACAGCTAATTGATCCGATAAAGTTAGTAGATCAATCTGTCAAAGTGGCATTTGACAACGAATACAAGTCAATAGAAGATTCTATTGATGAATACATGGAAAATAATGATGTAATTGGGAGAGCTTTAGAATTTGCTTGCACTAGTTTAATTGATACAGAGATTGAAGGTGTTACCATCAAGAAAGTTGAATGGATTGATGACAAAGTTAAGAAATCTGATCGAGGTTATTTGCACGTTAGAATTACAGCACAAGAGTCAGGTAAACTTATCAAAATTGGTGTTGCAGTAATTCAACAATCAGTTGGTCGTAATATTGGGACAACGTTAAAAAGACTGAATGATTACCAAAAGTTTGATATCACTAGGGGATGTCTAGTTAGATCAAAACAGATTGGTAAAAATGCTAACGCAGCACAGACTGAGGTAATAATTTTACTAAATCACCGTGGTGGGGAATGGGTTGTTTTAAAGAAGGAAGAAATTCAGCCTCTTTTAGCTATTTATCTGGTTTCTAAGAAAGTAAATGACTATGATTTAACGTTAGAAAAGATCAGCAACTTTAGCGTAGAGACTAATCTTATTTTTAACAATCCTCTAATAAGGGAAATATTAAGCGATCCATCGGGAGAAGAACCACCAAATTTGCTGTGTGAGGATTTTAGCTATTTCCCAAGTCTTCCTGTTTATAGTGTAAGCACATCTGAGATTTTTCAAGAACGTAGAGATGAGCTACGGTCTAAGCTTCAAAATTTTCAAGAGCAAAATAACTCAGTATCCACTGATTCGCAGAACGTATCACTGTAA
- a CDS encoding DUF433 domain-containing protein, translating to MTLKELQPQLLSLTPEEKSQAIQILVQSLSNTWQGIEKNPRVMGGDACIRQTRIPVWLLVSLQHQGASEAYILEDYPTLSATDLANAWRYAETHPDEIEAALHRQEAA from the coding sequence ATGACACTCAAAGAACTACAACCACAACTACTATCCCTAACCCCCGAAGAAAAATCTCAAGCAATCCAAATCCTAGTCCAAAGCCTCAGCAATACATGGCAAGGCATCGAAAAAAATCCAAGAGTCATGGGTGGTGACGCTTGCATTCGTCAAACCCGCATACCCGTATGGCTGCTAGTAAGCCTCCAACACCAAGGCGCAAGCGAAGCCTACATCCTCGAAGACTATCCCACCCTCTCCGCAACAGACCTAGCAAACGCATGGCGCTACGCCGAAACCCATCCTGATGAAATAGAAGCAGCCCTTCATAGGCAAGAGGCAGCTTAA
- a CDS encoding type II toxin-antitoxin system RelE family toxin — translation MYEILLHPDDQKVYAKADKALAKKIAKCLQQLEQDPRSHPNIKALKGEYSNLYRYRIGDYRIIYSVEDEIVQVFVVAIAHRSKAYEI, via the coding sequence ATGTATGAAATTTTACTGCATCCTGATGATCAGAAAGTTTATGCTAAAGCAGATAAAGCTTTAGCGAAAAAGATTGCTAAATGTTTACAACAATTAGAACAAGATCCGCGATCGCACCCTAACATCAAAGCGCTCAAGGGAGAATATTCAAATTTATATCGCTATCGCATTGGCGATTATAGGATTATTTATTCAGTCGAAGATGAAATAGTACAAGTGTTTGTTGTGGCGATCGCTCACCGCAGTAAAGCTTATGAAATATAA
- a CDS encoding type II toxin-antitoxin system VapC family toxin gives MKVLIDTNVLLDFLLEREPFKKDAEELFAAIISGQIIGYVTATTLTDIFYIARKHTRNLELAREAVSSTLDTMTICPINRNVLEAAFASGLTDFEDAVQIYSAIAQNLDAIVTRDAKGFASSTIPVYSVQELLKRL, from the coding sequence ATGAAAGTTCTTATTGATACAAATGTTCTACTAGATTTTTTGTTAGAAAGAGAACCTTTTAAAAAAGATGCAGAAGAACTGTTTGCCGCGATCATCTCTGGACAAATTATTGGCTATGTAACCGCTACAACCCTGACCGATATTTTCTACATCGCGCGTAAACATACCCGTAACCTAGAACTTGCAAGAGAAGCAGTTTCCAGTACTTTAGACACTATGACTATTTGTCCAATCAATCGTAATGTCTTAGAGGCAGCATTTGCATCTGGCTTAACAGATTTTGAAGATGCTGTCCAGATTTATAGTGCGATCGCTCAAAATTTAGACGCAATAGTAACCCGTGATGCTAAAGGATTTGCGAGTTCAACTATCCCTGTATACTCTGTTCAAGAATTACTAAAGAGATTGTGA
- a CDS encoding antibiotic biosynthesis monooxygenase, producing MQPFGQQSDPITLVISEVVEPNLIEEYEAWTKGINYSAQQFEGFIGVEVIRPRDHQYPEYVVIVKFDNYAHCKNWLASPIYQKWMQRSQEFISKRSQQHQSNGLELWFTLPKSNIGSPKESPYYKQVIVGVITVYPLILLANLILTPFLQGLPALLGLLISVIFVSALLTYPVMPYLTKILAFWLYPAPSKRPKKARK from the coding sequence ATGCAGCCATTTGGACAACAAAGCGATCCAATTACATTAGTCATCTCCGAAGTTGTTGAGCCAAACCTCATAGAAGAATATGAAGCTTGGACAAAAGGGATCAATTATTCAGCCCAACAATTTGAGGGATTTATAGGGGTTGAAGTCATTCGTCCTCGCGATCATCAATATCCTGAATATGTGGTCATCGTTAAGTTTGATAACTATGCACATTGTAAAAATTGGCTTGCTTCACCTATATATCAAAAATGGATGCAGAGATCTCAAGAATTTATATCTAAGCGATCGCAACAACATCAATCAAATGGATTAGAACTATGGTTTACTTTGCCTAAAAGCAATATTGGCAGTCCTAAGGAATCGCCCTACTACAAACAGGTAATTGTTGGTGTGATTACGGTATACCCCCTAATCTTGCTGGCTAACTTGATTCTGACTCCATTTCTACAGGGACTACCTGCGTTATTAGGCTTACTCATTTCTGTGATATTTGTATCTGCTTTACTGACCTATCCAGTTATGCCATATTTAACCAAAATATTAGCCTTTTGGCTCTACCCTGCACCATCCAAACGACCTAAAAAAGCAAGGAAGTGA
- a CDS encoding DUF2281 domain-containing protein, which translates to MNRTFALCRISNYSAKRCNKYPIAKTIEEQPTKQQHGYGSLAGQIFMSSDFDEPLEELEEYM; encoded by the coding sequence ATGAACAGAACTTTTGCATTATGCAGAATATCTAATTACAGCGCAAAGCGCTGTAACAAATATCCAATAGCCAAAACCATTGAGGAGCAACCTACAAAACAACAGCATGGCTATGGTAGTTTGGCTGGACAAATTTTTATGTCAAGTGATTTTGATGAACCATTGGAAGAACTAGAGGAATATATGTAA
- a CDS encoding HAD family hydrolase, with translation MPQISSFDIFDTLLTRLVGEPTEIFKICGDRAVQFGWIDFSAETFREVRIQSEQRSRLFYEGGEARLDEIYREMANTLEIEAETIDKLKNLELEVEREYLIAVPKAYLLVEQARRSHPNILFVSDMYLPEAFLEERLKQHGFWQEGDRLYVSSQCRKSKGIGDLFLKVVEDLSLSPQDLTHIGNSHSSDVARPSSLGLNSIYFHDANPNRYELILQKHANSTNGVTSYWAGISRYTRLTRDAKTPKESIIRDIAASVAAPILTAYTIWILQQAKAKQLARIYFLARDGEMLLQIAKELAPKIYPELELRYLYVSRQALRMPGLTKINKTFWEWMFDDTTIFTIDALIARMCLDRQAAQPIFESLGYPCETWQKNLSGKERVSLRNNLEKNTPLQELVLQIAEQKRKVLKAYLHQEKMLDGEAFGLVDVGWRGSLQLSLENAFEIFGTRMPVGFYFALDKPTGDLKHKGEVLAFFFNLNNSVGLRNDIDYRYVSAMEVFCAGCEGTTLDYALQADGSVVPALKHVHNQPALDWGLKAFQQSVVTFVRHLVERSPTDFSFDNSPKLLREALDEMFLTFNNTPTQQEAEAFMDCPFFDDPNEFYHFYWVMPVRLVDVVKYAIARGEGFHRHRNAWSEASLQISSPTLRALVALAIAQRKLLKRLKKLILRNK, from the coding sequence ATGCCACAAATATCTAGCTTTGACATCTTTGATACGCTACTGACAAGATTAGTAGGCGAGCCCACAGAAATTTTTAAGATATGTGGCGATCGCGCGGTACAGTTTGGATGGATTGATTTCTCGGCTGAAACCTTTCGTGAGGTTAGAATTCAGTCTGAACAGCGATCGCGTTTATTCTATGAAGGCGGTGAGGCTAGACTAGATGAAATCTATCGCGAGATGGCAAACACTTTAGAAATAGAGGCAGAGACTATCGATAAACTTAAGAATTTGGAACTAGAGGTGGAAAGGGAATATTTAATTGCTGTTCCGAAGGCTTATCTATTGGTAGAACAAGCAAGGCGATCGCATCCTAACATTTTGTTTGTATCGGATATGTACTTACCTGAAGCTTTTCTGGAAGAACGACTAAAACAGCATGGCTTTTGGCAAGAGGGCGATCGCTTATATGTCTCTTCACAATGTCGGAAGTCTAAAGGGATAGGGGATCTATTTTTAAAGGTTGTGGAAGATCTAAGCCTGAGTCCTCAAGATCTAACTCACATAGGCAATAGTCATTCGTCTGATGTTGCTAGACCTAGTTCGTTAGGGCTTAATTCTATCTATTTTCATGATGCTAATCCAAATCGCTATGAATTAATACTACAAAAACATGCTAATTCCACGAATGGAGTTACTTCTTATTGGGCAGGTATATCTCGCTATACACGACTAACCAGAGATGCCAAGACACCCAAGGAATCTATCATTCGCGATATTGCGGCTTCAGTGGCTGCACCTATTTTAACTGCCTATACAATTTGGATTTTGCAACAGGCTAAAGCAAAACAACTTGCTCGTATTTACTTCTTAGCAAGAGATGGTGAAATGTTGTTGCAAATTGCCAAGGAACTTGCTCCGAAAATTTATCCAGAATTGGAATTGCGTTATCTCTACGTTAGTCGTCAGGCTCTGAGAATGCCAGGTTTAACAAAGATTAACAAGACTTTTTGGGAATGGATGTTTGACGATACGACTATTTTTACGATTGATGCTCTCATAGCTCGAATGTGTCTTGATCGCCAAGCGGCTCAGCCAATTTTTGAATCGCTGGGATATCCCTGTGAAACTTGGCAAAAAAATTTGTCGGGGAAAGAAAGAGTATCACTACGCAATAATCTAGAAAAGAATACACCTTTACAAGAATTAGTTCTCCAGATTGCTGAGCAAAAGCGTAAAGTTTTAAAAGCTTATTTGCATCAGGAAAAAATGCTTGATGGAGAAGCCTTTGGTTTAGTTGATGTGGGTTGGCGTGGCAGTTTACAGCTTTCTTTAGAAAATGCCTTTGAGATATTTGGCACAAGAATGCCCGTTGGTTTCTACTTTGCTTTGGACAAACCTACAGGAGACCTCAAGCATAAAGGAGAAGTACTCGCTTTTTTCTTTAACTTAAATAACTCTGTAGGACTTCGTAATGATATCGACTATCGCTATGTTTCGGCGATGGAAGTTTTTTGTGCAGGTTGTGAAGGCACAACTCTTGACTATGCTTTACAAGCAGATGGTTCTGTGGTTCCTGCGCTCAAGCATGTCCACAATCAACCCGCTCTAGATTGGGGGCTAAAGGCTTTTCAGCAATCTGTAGTTACGTTTGTGCGTCATCTGGTAGAACGATCGCCTACGGATTTTTCGTTCGATAATTCTCCAAAATTATTGCGTGAAGCCTTAGACGAGATGTTTCTCACTTTTAACAACACACCAACGCAACAGGAAGCAGAAGCATTCATGGATTGTCCATTTTTTGATGATCCCAATGAGTTTTATCATTTTTATTGGGTAATGCCTGTGCGTTTAGTCGATGTTGTTAAGTATGCGATCGCTAGAGGTGAGGGTTTTCATAGGCATCGCAACGCATGGAGTGAAGCCAGTCTGCAAATCAGTTCTCCAACGCTCAGAGCGTTAGTAGCTTTGGCGATCGCCCAGCGCAAGCTCCTGAAGCGTCTCAAAAAATTGATTCTTCGCAATAAATAA
- a CDS encoding DUF4258 domain-containing protein produces MKTITEIRSQLQRGDFEFSRHALKRAVERNISEQEIMQIAENASIIEEYPDDKYSPSCLIFGITKTHRPLHLQVSMQESAIVKIITIYEPDPNQWIQFTRRK; encoded by the coding sequence ATGAAAACCATAACTGAGATTCGCTCACAACTTCAAAGGGGAGACTTTGAATTTAGCCGTCATGCCCTCAAACGTGCAGTGGAAAGAAATATTAGCGAACAGGAGATTATGCAAATAGCTGAAAATGCGAGCATTATTGAGGAATACCCAGATGATAAATACTCACCAAGTTGTTTGATTTTTGGAATCACTAAAACCCATAGACCACTTCACTTACAAGTATCAATGCAAGAATCAGCGATCGTAAAAATCATTACAATATATGAACCAGATCCCAATCAATGGATTCAATTTACAAGGAGAAAATAA
- a CDS encoding DUF1802 family protein → MIIQSIVIPNALRLDSQTIDSLMKGDIIAAIPRTFTNAGRTFALYPDQPDVETITISAWARCEQCDIVDNSKPLDIISHYTAISTQCLQQIIAEYESFFLIYLRVYRLSKPVTIPARSQGQYVALPDRLKVDDSSPVLSDPDFSRIKQKLENLEPPEPLDIQIQRLLDQAALQHNLQLSKELDWIEKIAKTGNSSDGHEFEKLVRKSFIHLGFSNSNTNPKASLDPEATGGAGGIDLCCEYPYPVVGECKASANQKIPTEVCSQLTYLGQAHFPNHYEKAVKIIIAAGSLNHHSNPVAIGNKMNVIRPETLEELVKLKLTHSGSINLQDLKLSLESEPFGEDSNSKILGFIEKAKLEIKLRSHIVNLVKNNHEEKVGVETLFGAYPYSNPPKPIREREELKDILIELSSPLAGYLGRVKGNGETGDRFYYLRDLPT, encoded by the coding sequence ATGATCATCCAGTCTATTGTTATTCCCAATGCCTTACGCCTAGATTCCCAGACTATTGATAGTCTAATGAAAGGAGATATTATTGCAGCAATACCGCGCACTTTTACCAATGCTGGAAGGACTTTTGCACTTTATCCAGATCAACCAGATGTAGAAACTATCACAATCTCAGCTTGGGCGAGATGTGAACAATGCGATATAGTCGATAATTCCAAACCTTTAGATATTATTTCGCATTACACCGCTATATCTACTCAATGCTTGCAGCAGATAATTGCAGAATACGAATCATTTTTTCTTATCTATTTACGAGTTTATAGATTATCCAAACCAGTTACAATTCCTGCTAGATCTCAAGGTCAATATGTAGCTTTACCTGATCGATTAAAAGTTGATGACTCGTCACCAGTATTAAGCGATCCAGATTTTTCAAGAATCAAACAGAAGCTAGAAAATTTGGAGCCACCAGAACCATTAGATATCCAAATTCAGAGATTACTTGATCAAGCAGCATTGCAACACAATCTACAATTATCTAAAGAACTTGACTGGATAGAGAAAATTGCAAAAACTGGCAATTCTAGCGATGGTCATGAATTTGAAAAACTGGTTAGAAAAAGCTTTATTCATCTTGGTTTTAGTAATTCCAATACTAATCCTAAAGCTAGTCTCGATCCTGAAGCAACAGGCGGTGCAGGAGGTATCGATCTATGTTGCGAATATCCATATCCTGTAGTTGGAGAGTGTAAAGCAAGTGCTAATCAAAAAATTCCTACAGAAGTATGTAGCCAGCTTACCTATCTTGGTCAAGCACATTTCCCCAACCACTACGAAAAAGCAGTCAAAATTATAATTGCCGCAGGTTCGCTCAATCATCATTCTAATCCAGTCGCCATAGGAAATAAAATGAACGTTATCAGACCAGAAACCTTAGAAGAGCTAGTTAAACTTAAACTCACACATTCAGGCTCGATTAATTTACAAGATTTAAAATTGAGCTTAGAAAGTGAACCGTTTGGCGAAGACTCTAACTCTAAAATTTTAGGTTTTATTGAAAAAGCAAAACTTGAAATCAAACTGCGATCGCATATTGTCAATCTTGTAAAAAATAATCACGAAGAAAAAGTTGGAGTAGAAACTCTTTTCGGTGCTTATCCATATTCAAATCCACCTAAACCGATCCGTGAACGTGAAGAACTAAAAGATATACTAATCGAGCTTTCTTCACCATTGGCGGGATATTTGGGAAGGGTTAAGGGCAATGGAGAAACAGGCGATCGCTTTTACTACTTACGAGACTTACCGACTTAA
- a CDS encoding YgiT-type zinc finger protein, with translation MNKCHVCGSTEFSQELISEVFYISGKPVFVENIPSKVCNQCGEQTFSRETTEQIRVMLHSKSQPIRAIAVDVFSLA, from the coding sequence ATGAATAAATGTCATGTATGCGGTTCAACAGAGTTTTCTCAAGAACTAATTAGCGAAGTTTTTTACATCTCTGGCAAACCTGTATTCGTCGAGAATATCCCCTCAAAAGTCTGTAACCAATGTGGTGAGCAAACCTTTAGCCGCGAGACAACAGAGCAGATTCGCGTAATGTTACACAGTAAATCTCAACCAATTAGAGCGATCGCAGTTGATGTTTTTTCACTCGCCTAA